The genomic DNA AAACTGATGATTgcaaaaagaataaaagaatatcAAGTCCATTAAAGTATGTTAACAATAGTTGCTATCATAATGGAAAGTGTGGAATATCTAAACAGACACAGACAAGTGTCCCTCAAAGAATTAGACAAAATGTAATGTCCATGGAAACACAAACGATACAAGCTTCACAAGCATTTAAGAATTCGCTGAAGCTTCAGAAACATGGAAAAAATTCTGTATCTCAAAATTCTGATTATACATTGTTAAAGGAAGACCTTAATCTTAGCAACTTTACAGCTTCAAATTTATTTCCTAGCAGTCCATTACCACTTCGTCATGATGATGGATTACAAGATTTTTGGGAAGATAAGAGTACATCGGGTACTCAAACAATACCTGAAAAAGACATGTTTGAAGTTCTCAATGATAATGTTACTCAGACAGAGtttgaaacattttacaaCCATAGTACAAATCCATTGATACAGTGTACTCCAAAGAGTACGGTTGCTTTAATGACTTTACCTTATGTTGAAGAAACGTCGACTGTTGTTGAAGGATATTCCTTTGTATCCTCAAATAGCATATCACGATCAGATCCCATGCTTACAGACAAAACTTTTGATGATAAGTTTAGCAGCATAGAAACTCAAACGGAACAAGCTTATTCACAATCGTTTTTTGATTCAGATCCATTAACTAGATCATTCGCTTTAAGTTCTACCATTGAAACACAAACTACAAATAATCTTGACAACATGGAACTATTATATAGTAATACATGCACACAAACATGTAATGAAATGCTACCGACTGATTTAGGATTATCTAACATTCAAACACAAACACCTTGGACTCAACTCGAGGATACTACTGTTTCTGCCGAAACACAAACAAAATCCTTGATATGTGAAACAGGTTGCAATATATCAATAGGTGCATGTCGTTCCTGGTTGAGTACTCAAACTAGTCACACTGAAACACAAACTGACTTACTTAGTATTTTTGAAGGTCTTCAATAATAAGATATTCAATCTTTATGCATATGGCAGTATAATAGTtgatatttagaaaaaatacTTTATGTATAAAGTGAAAATAATTTGCATTTGGTATTGTAAAATAAGACTAATTTTTCGTATTGTTATTTAGTACTttggtattttttatattttgtcaCAAACTAATTATTTAAGTTCCTGTATATGTGCAATTTGATGATGGAATATTACGTGCATTGATCGAGAActgtatttctttaaaaagaaaatgttttgaATTTACTGTATTACACATTAGCCACTGCCACGATTTGTTTATACATGTGTTTCCAGAATAAAAACATACACATTGCAGGCAATGTAATTCTTAtacatataacttattattaaagctattaatttaaaacttGCATTATGAAaagtattattaatattcaatttaaattttaaggGGGCAAATAAGCCTTGAATTAAAACCTGTTTTTTTAACTGAAATATAATGTCATTTACACACACAAATAATATATGacaaataaattgaattaagAAATTTGAAGGTGTATAATAATAGACTCAAGTTATTGGATTTCAAAATAATCTACGgatgtaaaatataaacttACTATTACAACATACATATGTTAAAAAAAGCActtttcatttataaatattaattcataagTTTTAAATTGTTTTCATGTCATGTATTACGAAGATAAAACATTTTGTTATAATACAACATATggatttgaaatttttaacttaatgaattttttaatacatgtAAATAGAAGTATGATCTTtagattgaaatatttgcaatCGTTCG from Bombus huntii isolate Logan2020A chromosome 5, iyBomHunt1.1, whole genome shotgun sequence includes the following:
- the LOC126866019 gene encoding uncharacterized protein LOC126866019; the encoded protein is MERIKPVENVSKCIKTICPSPEELSIITNNVKCDKCGLVFKNGPRYRLHDLKVHQRKNLDKTIKENVQYHCPVESCIYALKAERHFSTMKYLKQHYLKVHAKKTYACTRCEKSFSTESAKEGHMRVCGIEFVCSCSKIYSSYEALLTHAKRSLHTINDKYKNSLRRTNSKTVRLILSSNQTEINKLVTILPINQNENKISNPSNNTMQKLTSDIGIQTDDCKKNKRISSPLKYVNNSCYHNGKCGISKQTQTSVPQRIRQNVMSMETQTIQASQAFKNSLKLQKHGKNSVSQNSDYTLLKEDLNLSNFTASNLFPSSPLPLRHDDGLQDFWEDKSTSGTQTIPEKDMFEVLNDNVTQTEFETFYNHSTNPLIQCTPKSTVALMTLPYVEETSTVVEGYSFVSSNSISRSDPMLTDKTFDDKFSSIETQTEQAYSQSFFDSDPLTRSFALSSTIETQTTNNLDNMELLYSNTCTQTCNEMLPTDLGLSNIQTQTPWTQLEDTTVSAETQTKSLICETGCNISIGACRSWLSTQTSHTETQTDLLSIFEGLQ